In the genome of Pontibacter actiniarum, the window CGAATCCGACATCTACGGCCGCGTGTATGAGTACTACATCGGTAAGTTTGCGATGGCTGAAGGCTCCGGTGCGGGGCAGTTCTTTACACCGGGCTCGGTAGTGCGTTTGCTCGTGGAAATGCTGGAGCCGCTCAAGGGCCGCATCATGGACCTGGCCTGCGGCTCGGGTGGTATGTTTGTGCAGAGCCTTAAGTTTCTGCAGGCGCACGGAGGCGACAAAAACGACATCTCCATTTATGGGCAGGAGCGCTACGAAGGCACGCTGCGCCTCTGCAAAATGAACCTGCTGCTGCGCAACCTCTCCTTCGACGTGAAGCTGGGCGACTCGCTGCTGCAGGACCGTTTCCCTGACCTGAAGGCTGACTATGCCCTCATGAACCCGCCGTTCAACATCAGTAACTGGCATCCCGAACTGCTGCCCGACAACGACCCGCGCCTTTTCGGGGCCAAAGATACTTTTACCACTCCCGGCAACGCCAACTACATGTGGTTCCAGACGCTTTGGCACCACCTCTCGGAGCGTGGCACGGCAGGCGTAGTGATGGCTAACGGCGCCATGACCACCGGAAGCGCCGGCGAAAAGAACGTGCGCGAGCACATGATACAGCAAGGCATGGTAGACTGCATTGTGCAGATGCCCGACAAGCTGTTCCTGACCACCGGCATACCGGCCTGTATATTTATACTGAGCAAGAACCGCGACGGCCGCGACGGTGAACACCGCGAGCGCAAAAATGAGATTCTCTTCATTGATGCCCGCAAACTGGGCACCATGGCCAGCCGCCGCCTGCGTGTGTTCGAAGATGCCGACGTGGCCCGCATTGCCGACACCTACCATACCTGGCGCAACCTGGGAGGCAATTACTCAGACACCGAAGGCTTCTGCAAGGCCGCTACCTTAGCCGAAGTGGCCGCCAACAACTACGTGCTCTCGCCGGGCCGCTACGTGGGCTCCGAAGCCGAGGAAGACGACGGCGTTCCGTTTGAAGAGAAGATGAAGCTGCTGACTACCGAACTGGCCGCTCAGTTCGAAGAAAGCGCCCTACTGGAGAAACGGATTCGGGAGAATCTGGAGGGGATTGGGTTTGGTTTCTAAATTTAATTAGGATATGAATAATCTAACATTTGAAGATTTCACTACCAACTACGATTATGCTAACTCATTACTTGGCTTAACAAATACATTCAATTTAGATCATATAAATGAGTTGAGATCAGGGTTAAAAGATATTAATTTCTTTATTCAAAGGTGCCAAATACTATTAAAAGCTTTTGAAGCCGAGAAAAAGGAGATAGAAAAAATAAAATTACTTTCCCTCTCTGGCCAAATTGATGAAGCTAATTCTATCATAAAAGAGTACTTAATTCAGATAGATCATGAATTGACTTATTGTGATATGCAAAACCTGAAATCTAAAGAAAATGTTGATGAGTTTCTTACAGAATATTTAACTCTTATAGAACAACACGCAGATTTTATTTCTATAAAACTAGCTAAACTTGATACTAAACTTAGACCTTTAAAGGACCACCTTAGTTTTTTGGCAGAGCACGAAAAAGTTCAAAACATAAGAGTAACAGACCTTGGAGATAGAGAAGCTCAAGTCTATCGTGCATTCAGAAGAGGGTACGAAGATTCACTAGGTTTTTAATTAATATAATTTTTTTTAATTATTATAATTTTTGAAAATGAGAGATAACCCAAATATAGAAGAAGAAGAAGAATTGTCTTATATGGATCTTCAAGGTATTTTGAATGATAATGAAGAAATAGCTGACGATTTAGAATTAGCTAATTTAGAAGATACCAAAGTATATTCTAGAGATTGGACTATAGGTACAATTTATGACCAAATAGATCAGCAGAATATTGATTTAAATCCCGATTTCCAAAGAAGAAACGCATGGGACGACGCTCGTAGAAGTAGACTTATAGAATCTCTAATTGTGGGATATCCTGTGCCTGAGGTTGTATTAGCTGAAGATTTAGAGAAGCGTAGGTCTTTCCTTGTAATTGATGGTAAGCAAAGATTATTAACGATTGCAGGATTTATTAATCCACAAATTCCTTATTGGAATAAGCCGATTTTGACTGGTCTAAAAGTCCGCAAAGATTTGAATGGATTAGCATATCAAGACTTAATTTCTAATCCTGCTTATACTGATGTAGTTAGATCATTAAAAAATGCTGACTTACGCTGTACAGTAATTTCTAGTTATAGATCTAATGATGTTTTATATAATATATTTCACAGGTTAAATACTGGTTCAGTTCCACTAGCTACTCAAGAGCTTAGACAAGTCCTTTTTAGAGGCCCATTCTCTAATTATTTAATTGCTATCACTAATGATCTTCAACCTATTCATAGTGTACTTGGATTGAAGGGTCCAGATCATAGATTGAGAGATGTAGAAATAATACTTAGATATCTTGCTATATGTTTTTTTGGAAACTCTTATGCTGGAAATCTGAAGAAATTTTTAGATGACTCAATGAAAGCTTTCAATTTAAAATGGAATGAATTTAATGAGACAGTTGAAGGTGAATATCAGAATTTAAATAATTCTTTATTTAAGCTTGAAAATGTCTTTGGAAGATTTAACAGAATTGGCAGAAAATATACAGAAAATAAATTAGAGCCCAGATTCAATAGAGTTTTGTTTGAAGTTCAGGTATTTTATTTTAGGTCTGTACCGGAGGAGTTACTTACTGAACAGAGTATTGCTAAGTTCACTCATGACTTCCAGTTAATGTGTAATGCTGCCGAGTTTAGAAGTTCAATAGAAGCAACAACGAAAACAAAAGATAGCTACTTTACAAGATTTAGCAATTTTGAAACATTAATAAATTCTGTATTTGATTTAAAGTTAAATATTAATCCATTTGTTAGATGATGAACTATAGAGGATTAATTTATCAAAGTCTCGTAGATCTTAAAGCAAATATTTCACAAATTCAGAATCAGTTTCTCAATAGGCATTTAGCAGATCCTTTAGTCACAGACAATGAATATAGATTAGACATTAATGCATTTTGTGTTTTGTCACATGCATATTTTGAACAGTATTTTGAAGAAATCTCTCTTAATGTTTGTGAGTCAATTGTTGATGCTTACAAACATTATAAGAAAGTAAGTATCGGTACATTGATGTTGATGCACTTGATATCTACTTCTAAATTTCCTTATAAAGATGGAGATACGTCACTTGTAAATATAGATGATTATGTAATACAAGACTTGAATTTATCTAAAGTAAAGCTGAATAAATCTTTAAAAGGAAATCATGGTGCTTCTTTAAAGTATCTGAAAAATATCCTTATCCCTGTTGGCGTTGATGTACCTTCTCACCCAATTTATATGGATTCTTTAAATAAGTTAGTAAGCGAAAGGGGGGTATTTGCACATGGGAATAAACAAGATGGAA includes:
- a CDS encoding HEPN domain-containing protein; the protein is MMNYRGLIYQSLVDLKANISQIQNQFLNRHLADPLVTDNEYRLDINAFCVLSHAYFEQYFEEISLNVCESIVDAYKHYKKVSIGTLMLMHLISTSKFPYKDGDTSLVNIDDYVIQDLNLSKVKLNKSLKGNHGASLKYLKNILIPVGVDVPSHPIYMDSLNKLVSERGVFAHGNKQDGTIRRPYSPSQANSIINDCLELAEEINQLARRIAER
- a CDS encoding DUF262 domain-containing protein; this encodes MRDNPNIEEEEELSYMDLQGILNDNEEIADDLELANLEDTKVYSRDWTIGTIYDQIDQQNIDLNPDFQRRNAWDDARRSRLIESLIVGYPVPEVVLAEDLEKRRSFLVIDGKQRLLTIAGFINPQIPYWNKPILTGLKVRKDLNGLAYQDLISNPAYTDVVRSLKNADLRCTVISSYRSNDVLYNIFHRLNTGSVPLATQELRQVLFRGPFSNYLIAITNDLQPIHSVLGLKGPDHRLRDVEIILRYLAICFFGNSYAGNLKKFLDDSMKAFNLKWNEFNETVEGEYQNLNNSLFKLENVFGRFNRIGRKYTENKLEPRFNRVLFEVQVFYFRSVPEELLTEQSIAKFTHDFQLMCNAAEFRSSIEATTKTKDSYFTRFSNFETLINSVFDLKLNINPFVR
- a CDS encoding type I restriction-modification system subunit M, which translates into the protein MAKKNTPTSTPKADIDFENELWNAANELRGAVAENQYKDYVLSLLFLKHLSERYEVRKQELQLSFLDEKSDYYNIEAHEQSEVLEDELEYQVKNVYRLPKEATWTYLRENAEQDDIKVKVDQAFVLIDELLSKRNPDYKGVLEPIFVKSQLSPTQVAGLINLFSKEKFSEVNNPESDIYGRVYEYYIGKFAMAEGSGAGQFFTPGSVVRLLVEMLEPLKGRIMDLACGSGGMFVQSLKFLQAHGGDKNDISIYGQERYEGTLRLCKMNLLLRNLSFDVKLGDSLLQDRFPDLKADYALMNPPFNISNWHPELLPDNDPRLFGAKDTFTTPGNANYMWFQTLWHHLSERGTAGVVMANGAMTTGSAGEKNVREHMIQQGMVDCIVQMPDKLFLTTGIPACIFILSKNRDGRDGEHRERKNEILFIDARKLGTMASRRLRVFEDADVARIADTYHTWRNLGGNYSDTEGFCKAATLAEVAANNYVLSPGRYVGSEAEEDDGVPFEEKMKLLTTELAAQFEESALLEKRIRENLEGIGFGF